One part of the Mesorhizobium sp. M4B.F.Ca.ET.058.02.1.1 genome encodes these proteins:
- a CDS encoding adenylate/guanylate cyclase domain-containing protein: MECSGCGFEVEGGFAFCPKCGRRQPVPCAGCGYLCAPDFEFCPKCGASLGAPAKGVERPAPTPSRTIEPPSRTPSLLANIESEERLHPVSDADRRTVTVLFADLCGFTTLSEQLDPEVMQTLQNELFKELTAAVRNFGGFVDKFIGDALLALFGAPVAHEDDPERALRAALDMIARTARLGERTSHSGSPLLLHIGINTGPVVTGGLGIGAAKSYSVTGDTVNTAQRLQSLAAPGEVLVGELTHRLTRHAFSYESLGDVVLRGKAGSVLVHRLDAPLTAPRAARGLEVLGLSAPIIGRGAELNRMLASLDQACGGSAQLVRLVGEAGIGKSRLVKEFVARVGDEDRFRNVAVRQATCSPLGEQSFGALGAVVRSAAGMMQNDSGDEMRGKLAGLLTDLGLQGEEAKRLMPLLYHVLGLGDPDATLQHVEPEQLRRQILYAVRTIIERRLALSPLLIVVEDLHWVDAASLEALRFVMDRLERTRLMLLVTHRPAPDNDQLDSSRVSHTALRLSPLNSSDGRSLLAALFGESWVSSAGGLVDQILERAGGNPLFVEEIVRGLIDGGVLMREGQRWRTVAGEVATGIPATIQAMLLARVDRLPPEVRRLAQEAAVIGPRFDATLLKAVTADPGRLEAGCELLCDAEIIEEVAGSGSVSSQSYRFTQTLLQDVIYQNLLLQRRTDIHGRVGTALEQLCGDKPERLEDLTALGHHFAQSAERERGAHYLQAAGDRARMIYANDDALRLYERALTALGAIGQTPLKLAIQERIADLSGPLGRREIAHRHYETVLQAYRESTDRVASARVLRKIGRLFWDVGKRDNAESRYAEAAALLDGADAPIEQAHLWQERGRQAFRSGDHALAAKWADAALDCVSTLTTEHVSEGGADATLVTAEALNTKAVALARLGRNREAVGLVERSIELAEAAGLPGAACRGYTNLGVLYTTIDPAKAIEVCRRGLEVARHIGDLGFQARLLANLAVACCTFTDRCPTEGVPAAEKAIEIDRALDQREHLPVPLIVLGQIHQCNGRPELAVGLFHEALDVARETGEPQLLFPCYDGLATLSLDLDNLAEAERYFSLAQGICAQHGLDPEALVVLPFLD, encoded by the coding sequence ATGGAGTGCTCAGGCTGCGGTTTCGAGGTTGAGGGCGGTTTCGCTTTCTGTCCGAAGTGTGGCAGGCGCCAGCCCGTGCCATGCGCCGGTTGCGGCTACCTCTGCGCACCTGATTTCGAGTTCTGTCCGAAATGTGGGGCAAGCCTCGGCGCGCCGGCAAAGGGCGTTGAACGGCCTGCTCCGACACCAAGCCGGACGATTGAGCCGCCTTCTCGAACTCCGTCGCTGCTTGCGAACATCGAGAGCGAAGAACGGCTGCATCCCGTCTCTGACGCCGATCGCCGGACGGTAACGGTCCTGTTCGCCGACCTTTGCGGCTTCACGACACTCAGCGAGCAGCTCGACCCCGAGGTCATGCAAACGCTGCAGAACGAACTGTTCAAGGAATTGACAGCGGCCGTGCGAAACTTTGGTGGTTTCGTGGACAAATTCATCGGCGATGCACTGCTCGCTTTGTTCGGTGCACCGGTCGCGCACGAGGACGATCCGGAACGTGCGCTCCGCGCCGCTCTCGACATGATCGCCCGGACGGCACGGCTCGGCGAACGCACCTCCCACTCCGGCTCGCCTCTGTTACTCCACATCGGCATAAACACCGGTCCGGTCGTTACTGGAGGATTGGGCATCGGCGCCGCCAAATCCTATTCGGTGACCGGAGACACAGTGAATACGGCGCAACGCCTGCAATCGCTGGCCGCACCGGGTGAGGTGCTGGTCGGCGAGCTCACTCACAGGCTGACCCGGCATGCCTTCTCTTACGAGTCGCTGGGGGATGTCGTGCTTCGCGGCAAGGCTGGCAGTGTGCTCGTCCATCGACTGGATGCACCGCTTACGGCGCCGCGCGCGGCGCGCGGGCTCGAGGTGCTCGGCCTCAGTGCGCCGATAATAGGTCGCGGTGCGGAGCTGAATAGAATGCTGGCGAGCCTCGACCAGGCGTGCGGCGGCTCGGCCCAACTTGTCCGCCTCGTCGGAGAAGCCGGTATCGGGAAATCGCGGCTGGTGAAGGAGTTCGTCGCCCGCGTCGGCGACGAGGATCGTTTTCGCAACGTCGCCGTGCGGCAGGCCACGTGCTCACCGCTGGGCGAACAATCATTTGGCGCCTTGGGCGCAGTGGTGCGCAGCGCTGCCGGGATGATGCAAAACGACAGCGGGGACGAAATGCGGGGCAAGCTCGCGGGCTTGCTTACCGATCTCGGCCTGCAGGGCGAGGAGGCGAAGCGGCTGATGCCTTTGCTCTACCATGTGCTTGGCCTTGGCGACCCCGATGCCACCCTGCAGCATGTCGAGCCCGAGCAGTTGCGGCGGCAAATTCTCTACGCGGTCCGCACCATCATCGAACGGCGGCTTGCGTTGTCGCCGCTTTTGATTGTCGTCGAGGACCTGCACTGGGTCGACGCCGCGTCGCTCGAGGCACTGCGTTTCGTGATGGACAGGTTGGAACGTACGCGGTTGATGTTGCTGGTCACGCATCGTCCGGCGCCGGACAACGACCAGCTCGACTCAAGTCGGGTCAGTCACACAGCGCTCAGGCTTTCGCCGCTCAACAGTAGTGACGGACGCAGCCTGCTGGCGGCGCTTTTCGGCGAGAGCTGGGTAAGCTCCGCAGGCGGGCTTGTCGACCAGATCCTCGAGCGCGCGGGTGGCAACCCGCTTTTTGTCGAGGAGATCGTTCGCGGCCTTATCGATGGCGGTGTCCTGATGCGCGAGGGCCAGCGATGGCGGACCGTGGCAGGCGAAGTCGCAACCGGCATTCCCGCCACTATCCAGGCAATGTTGCTTGCCCGCGTCGACCGGCTGCCCCCGGAGGTGCGCCGGTTGGCCCAGGAAGCCGCGGTAATCGGCCCGCGCTTCGATGCCACACTTCTGAAAGCGGTGACAGCCGACCCCGGCCGGTTGGAGGCAGGCTGCGAATTGCTTTGCGATGCGGAAATCATCGAGGAGGTTGCAGGATCAGGCTCGGTCTCGTCGCAAAGCTACCGCTTTACGCAAACATTGCTGCAGGACGTGATCTACCAGAACCTGCTCCTGCAACGCCGGACCGATATCCACGGGCGGGTCGGTACCGCCTTGGAGCAACTGTGCGGCGACAAGCCGGAACGGCTCGAGGATTTGACCGCGCTCGGTCATCATTTCGCACAGAGCGCCGAGCGGGAGAGGGGGGCGCATTACCTGCAGGCGGCGGGCGATCGCGCTCGCATGATATACGCCAACGACGACGCGCTTCGTCTCTACGAGCGAGCACTGACTGCGTTGGGCGCGATCGGGCAAACACCGCTCAAACTGGCAATTCAAGAGCGCATTGCCGATTTGAGCGGCCCGCTAGGCCGCCGCGAAATCGCGCACCGCCACTACGAGACGGTCTTGCAGGCATACCGCGAATCCACCGATCGTGTCGCTTCGGCGCGCGTTTTGCGCAAGATCGGGCGGCTGTTCTGGGATGTCGGCAAGCGGGACAACGCGGAATCCCGCTATGCTGAAGCGGCAGCGCTCCTCGATGGAGCTGATGCCCCGATCGAGCAGGCGCATCTCTGGCAAGAACGTGGCCGACAGGCGTTCCGTAGCGGAGATCACGCTCTCGCCGCAAAATGGGCGGACGCGGCGCTGGATTGCGTAAGCACTCTGACAACGGAGCATGTTTCCGAAGGAGGGGCTGACGCCACTCTCGTGACCGCCGAGGCACTTAATACCAAGGCTGTTGCACTGGCTCGCCTTGGACGAAACCGCGAAGCCGTTGGCCTGGTTGAACGTAGCATTGAATTGGCCGAAGCCGCCGGTCTACCCGGCGCGGCGTGCCGCGGCTACACCAATCTCGGCGTGCTTTACACGACCATCGATCCCGCAAAGGCAATCGAGGTCTGTCGGCGCGGTCTTGAAGTGGCGCGCCATATTGGTGATTTGGGTTTCCAGGCGCGCCTCCTCGCCAATCTCGCGGTTGCTTGCTGCACTTTCACGGATCGCTGTCCAACGGAGGGCGTGCCTGCTGCCGAGAAGGCCATCGAGATCGACCGGGCGCTCGACCAGCGCGAGCACCTGCCGGTGCCGTTAATCGTGCTTGGGCAGATCCACCAGTGCAATGGCCGTCCGGAACTGGCGGTTGGGTTGTTCCACGAAGCACTGGACGTAGCCCGCGAAACGGGCGAGCCCCAACTGCTGTTTCCGTGCTATGATGGTCTTGCAACGCTTAGTCTCGACCTCGACAATCTGGCCGAGGCCGAACGCTACTTTTCCCTGGCGCAGGGCATATGCGCCCAGCACGGGCTCGACCCGGAAGCGCTTGTGGTGCTGCCTTTTCTCGACTAG
- a CDS encoding redoxin domain-containing protein: protein MAARIDLIPLQPGDRAPNVVLDAITQEGKIALDDFRGQKPVLVGLFRGLHCAFCRRHIAAQARLDPELREKGVGSLTVVNTPIERARLYFRYHPMPNLLAASDPERASHRAFGLPNLEFTQDETNWPYKVSMAAVKDMRIDIPGELPGPMDPIAAGEILGKKDHYEMTEADEQMMATGHGQLVGQFLLDRQGIVRWSFTEVPEGGRYMFAAPSPQELMSAVSQVAQ from the coding sequence ATGGCCGCGCGTATTGACTTGATACCGCTTCAGCCGGGCGACCGAGCGCCGAACGTGGTACTCGACGCCATTACCCAGGAAGGCAAGATCGCGCTTGACGACTTTCGCGGACAAAAACCGGTGTTGGTCGGCCTGTTTCGAGGTCTGCACTGTGCGTTTTGCCGGCGCCATATTGCCGCCCAGGCGCGGCTTGATCCGGAGCTGCGCGAAAAGGGTGTGGGGAGCCTGACGGTGGTCAATACGCCGATCGAGCGGGCGCGTCTCTATTTCCGCTACCACCCGATGCCGAATCTGCTTGCGGCCTCCGACCCTGAACGCGCTTCACATCGTGCTTTTGGATTGCCCAATCTCGAATTCACCCAAGACGAGACGAACTGGCCGTACAAGGTCTCGATGGCAGCGGTAAAGGATATGAGGATCGACATACCAGGCGAGTTGCCCGGTCCCATGGATCCTATCGCAGCCGGCGAAATCCTTGGCAAAAAGGACCACTACGAAATGACCGAAGCCGACGAGCAGATGATGGCAACGGGACACGGACAACTGGTCGGTCAGTTCCTGCTGGATCGCCAGGGGATCGTCCGCTGGAGCTTCACGGAGGTTCCAGAGGGCGGGCGATACATGTTTGCGGCGCCAAGCCCCCAGGAGCTGATGTCAGCCGTGTCCCAAGTCGCCCAATAG